A stretch of the Cellulomonas sp. WB94 genome encodes the following:
- a CDS encoding helicase-related protein, with translation MTAEDTRDRLIDALRRDLLGPLADPEGHYPAAQPVPITPGAALTSRDLSQLFIGADRYEVLVGESPIGRYVTGALYPVMGAADELAIDAEQAPDPDADAPADDAPPVTVPETADMDDAAPEPATDADLDTTGTTVDRIGRPSSMGVSFVISADVTDLAVHATGARYEPFAVTVAGNARPAWHRVPVDITTSVTVPADARRVVENITDGTIAVQVGMDVRAVSDGTRVVTAFMVNRSQNTDQPLATRVLFTAALAVTVPTGHLADYPQPDVDTSEEARSLRLLYAHAPVRAVGHGVDASVTDDSGGHTVRTETFPVALVAPTTPDISDEGGPLGVDMTDLGNWDADARAVVDRMIASYRTWITTKRAEVPALTGDGAATAAEHLAACDTFADDIAAGWQLAQSGTAHIALRLASRAMAIQRRSYAAATRAVTVNAAAKGLTVAPAGPVGRSPSWRPFQLAFILANLPAQVDPDHPRRGAVDVIWMPTGGGKTGAYLGLAAFTMLHRRLLDPKATGTTVLMRYTLRLLTAQQLQRAASLICALDDLRREPANQLGTVRFTIGAWLGKAATPNRRADAIQMRNELARATRGTRKRPFLLSRCPSCAAAMGDVVNGQVTGYASEAAPNGGQRLAARCPNPRCSYSSGLGLPVFEVDEDIYAARPTFIVATVDKFAQLAWNQQPRALFGIDTDGNRKWPSPELVIQDELHLISGPLGSLVGLYESTIDQLCRHDGGMPPRIVAATATTRAYGRQAQNLYACPADDVRLVPPPGLSVDDSFFATVSTAVPPRIHIGVCATGVSRFQHAEMRVLSSLAHAAAAIEQADPSANLDPYWTNVAFFGSLRDLGQAKSLLATDARSYAWRLVRSTGVRAGTLRPDGTRAAVRSLQDVELTSASSGDAAANLDRLTKAKGEQGCVDLALATSVIEVGVDVERLGLLTILRQPKTASQYIQVSGRVGRAANTGPGVIVTVLNPANARDMSHYERFTSTHDRLYAAVEPASVTPFTGAALSRGLRGALAASVRQTRPTRDSRVTAGDIALLTQASAAMRVRIATLPHAQVDLFDEIAEHALTEAASARDLEMDWGTPRQEGFLRPPERAPRADFPSWSAPMSLRSVDSSAAVHIDDRWLPGNHATVPAPATGEPDKEEAEW, from the coding sequence ATGACCGCCGAGGACACCCGCGACCGGCTCATCGATGCGCTGCGCCGCGACCTCCTCGGGCCGCTCGCTGATCCCGAAGGCCACTACCCGGCCGCGCAACCTGTGCCGATCACCCCCGGTGCCGCGCTGACGTCCCGCGACCTGTCCCAGCTCTTCATCGGGGCGGACCGCTACGAAGTCCTCGTCGGGGAGTCCCCCATCGGCCGGTACGTCACCGGCGCGCTCTACCCCGTGATGGGCGCGGCGGACGAGCTCGCGATCGACGCCGAACAAGCACCTGACCCCGACGCCGACGCACCGGCGGACGACGCACCGCCCGTGACCGTCCCGGAGACCGCCGACATGGATGACGCCGCGCCGGAGCCGGCGACAGACGCGGACCTGGACACCACTGGCACCACGGTCGACCGGATCGGGCGCCCTTCATCGATGGGGGTGTCGTTCGTCATCAGCGCGGACGTTACTGACCTTGCCGTGCACGCGACAGGGGCCAGGTACGAACCGTTCGCCGTCACCGTGGCCGGGAACGCGCGACCCGCGTGGCATCGCGTTCCCGTGGACATCACCACCAGCGTGACCGTGCCTGCCGATGCTCGGCGCGTGGTGGAGAACATCACGGACGGGACGATCGCCGTGCAGGTCGGGATGGATGTCCGGGCAGTGTCGGACGGCACGCGTGTCGTGACGGCCTTTATGGTGAACCGGTCCCAGAACACCGATCAGCCGCTGGCCACTCGAGTGCTGTTCACAGCAGCGCTTGCGGTGACCGTGCCGACTGGGCATCTGGCCGACTACCCGCAGCCGGACGTCGACACGTCCGAGGAGGCCCGCTCCCTGCGCCTGCTGTACGCGCACGCACCCGTGCGCGCTGTGGGGCACGGTGTCGACGCGTCCGTGACCGACGACTCAGGCGGACACACGGTGCGCACGGAGACGTTCCCGGTCGCCCTCGTCGCTCCCACCACCCCGGACATCAGTGACGAGGGCGGCCCGCTCGGGGTCGACATGACCGACCTGGGAAACTGGGACGCCGATGCCCGTGCGGTCGTGGACCGCATGATCGCCTCGTACCGCACGTGGATCACGACCAAGCGCGCCGAGGTGCCCGCGCTGACGGGCGACGGCGCAGCCACGGCCGCCGAGCATCTGGCCGCGTGCGACACGTTCGCGGACGACATCGCTGCAGGCTGGCAGCTCGCGCAGAGCGGCACCGCCCACATCGCTCTCCGGCTCGCGTCCAGGGCCATGGCCATCCAGCGTCGCTCCTACGCCGCCGCGACCCGGGCGGTCACGGTCAACGCGGCCGCCAAGGGCCTGACAGTCGCCCCCGCGGGGCCGGTCGGACGATCTCCGTCGTGGCGACCGTTCCAGCTCGCGTTCATCCTGGCGAACCTGCCCGCCCAAGTGGACCCCGACCACCCCCGCCGGGGCGCGGTCGACGTCATCTGGATGCCGACCGGTGGTGGGAAGACCGGGGCGTACCTCGGACTGGCGGCGTTCACGATGCTGCACCGCCGGCTGCTGGACCCGAAAGCTACCGGGACGACGGTCCTGATGCGGTACACCTTGCGGCTGCTGACCGCGCAACAGCTGCAAAGGGCAGCGTCGCTGATCTGCGCGCTGGACGACCTGCGCCGCGAGCCCGCCAACCAGCTGGGCACTGTCCGGTTCACGATCGGCGCGTGGCTCGGGAAGGCGGCCACACCGAACCGTCGCGCGGACGCGATCCAGATGCGCAACGAGCTTGCCCGCGCCACCAGGGGGACGCGGAAACGACCGTTCCTCCTGTCCCGGTGCCCGTCGTGCGCGGCTGCGATGGGTGACGTCGTCAACGGGCAGGTCACCGGCTATGCCAGCGAAGCCGCTCCCAACGGCGGCCAGCGGCTGGCTGCCCGCTGCCCGAACCCACGCTGCTCCTACTCGAGCGGCCTGGGCCTGCCGGTGTTCGAGGTCGACGAGGACATCTACGCCGCCCGTCCCACGTTCATCGTCGCCACGGTCGACAAGTTCGCCCAGTTGGCCTGGAACCAGCAGCCGCGCGCCCTGTTCGGCATCGACACCGATGGGAATCGCAAGTGGCCGTCGCCCGAGCTGGTCATCCAGGATGAGCTCCACCTCATCTCCGGCCCGCTCGGGTCGCTCGTCGGCCTGTACGAGTCGACGATCGACCAGCTCTGCCGTCACGACGGAGGCATGCCACCTCGGATCGTCGCCGCGACCGCAACGACGCGCGCGTACGGCCGCCAAGCCCAGAACCTGTACGCGTGCCCAGCCGACGATGTCCGTCTGGTGCCCCCGCCGGGCCTGAGCGTGGACGACTCGTTCTTCGCGACCGTGAGCACAGCCGTCCCGCCGCGCATCCACATCGGGGTGTGCGCCACGGGGGTCAGCCGGTTCCAGCACGCCGAGATGCGCGTCCTGTCCTCTCTCGCGCACGCCGCCGCAGCCATTGAGCAGGCCGATCCGAGCGCGAACCTCGACCCCTACTGGACCAACGTGGCGTTCTTCGGGTCGCTACGCGACCTCGGGCAAGCCAAGTCGTTGCTCGCGACCGACGCCCGCTCGTACGCGTGGCGGCTGGTCCGCTCCACCGGGGTGCGCGCCGGCACCCTGCGCCCAGATGGCACTCGCGCCGCGGTCAGGTCGCTTCAGGACGTCGAGCTCACCTCTGCATCGTCCGGGGACGCGGCCGCGAACCTCGACCGGCTGACCAAGGCGAAAGGGGAGCAGGGCTGCGTCGACCTCGCCCTCGCGACCTCGGTCATCGAAGTCGGCGTCGACGTAGAGCGGCTCGGACTGCTGACGATCCTGCGCCAACCGAAGACCGCATCCCAATACATCCAGGTCTCCGGTCGTGTCGGGCGCGCCGCCAACACGGGGCCGGGCGTCATCGTCACGGTGCTGAACCCGGCAAACGCCCGCGACATGTCGCACTACGAACGGTTCACGTCCACTCACGACCGCCTGTACGCCGCGGTGGAGCCCGCGTCGGTAACCCCGTTCACCGGAGCGGCTCTGTCCCGTGGACTGCGCGGCGCGCTCGCTGCGAGCGTGCGCCAGACCCGTCCCACCCGGGACAGTCGCGTCACGGCCGGCGACATCGCCCTGCTCACGCAGGCGTCCGCGGCGATGCGGGTCCGGATCGCGACCTTGCCGCACGCCCAGGTTGACCTGTTCGACGAGATCGCCGAACACGCCCTCACCGAAGCGGCGTCCGCCCGCGACCTGGAGATGGACTGGGGCACACCACGGCAGGAAGGGTTCTTGCGACCACCGGAGCGAGCGCCGCGGGCGGACTTCCCCTCGTGGTCCGCGCCGATGTCGCTGCGGTCCGTGGACAGCAGCGCCGCCGTCCACATCGACGACCGATGGCTGCCTGGCAACCACGCCACGGTTCCTGCCCCCGCGACAGGCGAGCCCGACAAGGAGGAAGCGGAATGGTGA
- a CDS encoding type II toxin-antitoxin system Phd/YefM family antitoxin, whose protein sequence is MTGCHIDAPTVTVTVEEAARDLDALVEKVMTTGMRVSIVRDGAPAAVIVSWEWYRAAQERLARHQLAYWTSWSADGVFDGAAYARMITDLPVPPAQVSPRDTGGDDA, encoded by the coding sequence ATGACCGGCTGCCATATCGACGCGCCGACGGTGACGGTGACCGTCGAGGAGGCCGCCCGCGATCTTGACGCCCTCGTCGAGAAGGTCATGACCACGGGGATGCGCGTGAGCATCGTCCGTGATGGTGCACCCGCCGCGGTCATCGTGTCATGGGAGTGGTATCGAGCCGCTCAGGAGCGACTGGCCCGTCACCAGCTGGCGTACTGGACCTCGTGGTCCGCCGACGGTGTGTTCGACGGAGCGGCTTACGCCCGAATGATCACCGACCTCCCTGTCCCGCCCGCGCAGGTCAGCCCTCGCGACACCGGCGGCGATGACGCATGA